Proteins from a single region of Gemmatirosa kalamazoonensis:
- a CDS encoding alpha/beta fold hydrolase — MRYIERAAARVAYSTTGAGPAVLLVQGVGIVGEGWRPQIDGLAGHHQVIAFDNRGIGASTLGRGPLTIDALAADALAILDAEGIERCHVVGHSMGGLIAQAIALAQPARVASLTLMCTFPDGPSGARLTPSTLVASLRTRIGTRRMRRQAFLELVMPASLLRATDRDALAASLAPLFGRDLAEQPPIVMRQLRAMTRFDVRDRLGELAAVPTLVASAAEDRIAPPVRGRALTASIPGARYVEFSNAGHGLPIQYPHAVNLLLAEHFAGADALPNDPAGYWYAGARRCIVTARP; from the coding sequence ATGCGCTACATCGAACGCGCCGCCGCGCGCGTCGCGTATTCCACCACCGGGGCCGGACCGGCCGTGCTGCTCGTGCAGGGCGTCGGCATCGTCGGCGAGGGGTGGCGGCCGCAGATCGACGGGCTGGCCGGCCATCATCAGGTGATCGCCTTCGACAACCGCGGCATCGGCGCGAGCACGCTCGGCCGCGGCCCGCTCACGATCGACGCGCTGGCCGCCGACGCGCTCGCGATCCTCGACGCCGAGGGGATCGAGCGCTGCCACGTCGTCGGACACTCCATGGGCGGGTTGATCGCGCAGGCGATCGCGCTCGCCCAGCCCGCGCGCGTCGCGAGCCTCACGCTGATGTGCACCTTCCCCGACGGGCCGAGCGGCGCGCGGCTCACGCCGTCGACGCTCGTCGCATCGCTGCGCACGCGGATCGGCACGCGCCGCATGCGGCGCCAGGCCTTCCTCGAGCTGGTGATGCCCGCGTCGCTGCTGCGCGCGACCGACCGCGACGCGCTCGCGGCGAGCCTCGCGCCGCTGTTCGGCCGCGACCTGGCCGAGCAGCCGCCGATCGTCATGCGACAGCTACGGGCGATGACGCGCTTCGACGTGCGCGACCGACTCGGCGAGCTCGCCGCGGTCCCGACGCTCGTCGCCAGCGCGGCGGAGGATCGCATCGCGCCGCCCGTGCGCGGACGTGCGCTCACCGCTTCGATCCCCGGCGCGCGCTACGTCGAGTTCTCCAATGCGGGCCACGGCCTGCCGATCCAGTACCCGCACGCGGTGAACCTGCTCCTCGCCGAGCACTTCGCGGGCGCCGACGCGCTGCCTAACGATCCCGCCGGCTACTGGTACGCGGGGGCGCGCCGCTGTATCGTCACGGCACGCCCATGA
- a CDS encoding aspartate/glutamate racemase family protein, with the protein MRYLGLIGGMSWESTAEYYRLLNRIVAERCGGLHSAPLLLHSFDFTGIAELQVAGDWARAGAVLADAAAGLERAGAEAIVLCANTMHHVAPAVEAAVSVPLLHIVDVTAAALARAGVRRAGLIGTRYTMELPFWRERAAERAGVDVVVPDAADRALVHRVIYEELVLGRIEPSSRAAYVDVIDRLRAAGAEAVVLGCTEITLLIGADDSPLPVFDTTALHAAAAAAFIMGVP; encoded by the coding sequence ATGCGCTACCTCGGGCTGATCGGCGGCATGAGCTGGGAGTCGACCGCCGAGTACTATCGACTCCTCAACCGCATCGTCGCGGAGCGGTGTGGCGGCCTTCACTCCGCGCCACTGCTGCTGCACAGCTTCGACTTCACCGGCATCGCCGAGCTGCAGGTCGCCGGCGACTGGGCGCGCGCGGGCGCGGTGCTCGCCGACGCGGCGGCGGGGCTCGAGCGCGCGGGCGCGGAGGCGATCGTGCTCTGCGCGAACACGATGCATCACGTCGCGCCGGCGGTCGAGGCGGCGGTGTCCGTGCCGCTGCTCCACATCGTCGACGTCACCGCCGCCGCGCTCGCGCGCGCGGGCGTGCGGCGCGCGGGACTCATCGGCACGCGCTACACGATGGAGCTCCCGTTCTGGCGCGAGCGCGCCGCCGAGCGCGCCGGCGTCGACGTCGTGGTCCCGGATGCCGCCGACCGCGCGCTCGTGCATCGCGTCATCTACGAGGAGCTCGTGCTCGGCCGCATCGAGCCGAGCTCGCGCGCCGCGTACGTCGACGTCATCGATCGGCTGCGCGCGGCGGGCGCGGAGGCGGTGGTGCTCGGCTGCACGGAGATCACGCTGCTGATCGGCGCGGACGACTCGCCGCTCCCCGTGTTCGACACCACCGCGCTGCACGCCGCCGCGGCCGCCGCGTTCATCATGGGCGTGCCGTGA
- a CDS encoding HlyD family secretion protein has product MPTRTRIALAAVVLSTVGALTTWRIVAAAPRDTSIVASGTVEATQADLGFQLAGRLAVVAPREGDHVAAGAELASLERDELLAQRDAARAQVAAAQAQLRELTAGARREELAHARAALAVATESRDAASRDVERLRPLAEQSLVSRQAFDHQRTALGIAEGEVDKAEEELRLLENGPRTERIEAQRAALAQATATTERADALLAQTTLRAPFAGTVTVRHREPGEVMSPGLPVLTLRDLGDRWVRIYVPGDEVGRLHVGQRAAITADGYADRRYDGVVSYVASVAEFTPRNVQTTKDRVQLVYEVRVRVTGDPRIDLKPGLPADVRFAAER; this is encoded by the coding sequence ATGCCCACTCGCACACGCATCGCGCTCGCCGCCGTCGTCCTGTCGACGGTCGGCGCGCTCACCACCTGGCGCATCGTCGCGGCCGCGCCGCGCGACACGTCCATCGTCGCTTCCGGCACCGTCGAGGCGACGCAGGCCGACCTCGGATTCCAGCTCGCCGGCCGCCTCGCCGTCGTCGCGCCGCGCGAGGGCGACCACGTCGCCGCGGGCGCCGAGCTGGCGTCCCTCGAGCGCGACGAGCTGCTCGCGCAGCGCGACGCGGCGCGCGCGCAGGTCGCCGCCGCGCAGGCGCAGCTCCGCGAGCTCACCGCCGGCGCGCGGCGCGAGGAGCTCGCGCACGCGCGTGCCGCGCTCGCCGTCGCCACGGAGTCGCGCGACGCCGCGAGCCGCGACGTCGAGCGGCTGCGTCCGCTGGCCGAGCAGTCGCTCGTCAGCCGGCAGGCGTTCGACCACCAGCGCACGGCGTTAGGCATCGCCGAGGGCGAGGTGGACAAGGCCGAGGAGGAGCTGCGACTGCTCGAGAACGGCCCGCGGACCGAGCGCATCGAGGCGCAGCGCGCCGCGCTCGCGCAGGCCACCGCGACCACCGAGCGCGCCGACGCGCTGCTCGCGCAGACCACGCTCCGCGCACCGTTCGCCGGCACCGTCACGGTGCGGCACCGCGAGCCCGGCGAGGTCATGTCGCCCGGCCTGCCCGTGCTCACGCTCCGCGACCTCGGCGACCGCTGGGTGCGCATCTACGTGCCCGGCGACGAGGTCGGGCGCCTGCACGTGGGCCAGCGCGCGGCGATCACCGCCGACGGCTACGCCGACCGCCGCTACGACGGCGTCGTGTCGTACGTCGCGAGCGTGGCCGAGTTTACGCCACGCAACGTGCAGACGACGAAGGACCGCGTGCAGCTCGTCTACGAGGTGCGTGTCCGCGTCACCGGCGATCCGCGCATCGACCTGAAGCCCGGCCTCCCCGCCGACGTGCGGTTCGCCGCGGAGCGGTGA
- a CDS encoding ABC transporter ATP-binding protein, with the protein MHPLDHSCAVIVDGLTRRFGEHVALDALSFRVAAGELFGLVGPDGAGKTTTLRVLAGVLRPTTGDAIVAGASVARDPEGVKHRIAYMSQRFGLYGDLTVRENIDFYADLFGVPRRARPARLERLYGFSHLGPFEKRLAANLSGGMKQKLSLCCALIHEPEVLLLDEPTFGVDPISRRELWLVVHEMVAGGMTAIVSTSYLDEAERFDRVALLHHGRIAALDAPAALQARARHGGDAEPSLEQVFIDLVTTDDVH; encoded by the coding sequence ATGCATCCCCTCGATCACTCGTGCGCCGTGATCGTCGATGGGCTGACGCGCCGCTTCGGCGAGCACGTGGCACTCGACGCCCTGTCGTTCCGCGTCGCGGCGGGGGAGCTGTTCGGCCTCGTCGGCCCCGACGGCGCGGGCAAGACGACGACGCTGCGCGTGCTCGCCGGCGTGCTCCGCCCCACGACGGGCGATGCGATCGTCGCCGGCGCGAGCGTGGCGCGCGATCCCGAGGGGGTCAAGCACCGCATCGCGTACATGTCGCAGCGCTTCGGCCTGTACGGCGATCTCACCGTGCGCGAGAACATCGACTTCTACGCGGACCTGTTCGGCGTGCCGCGGCGCGCGCGTCCGGCGCGGCTCGAGCGGCTGTACGGGTTCTCGCACCTCGGCCCGTTCGAGAAGCGGCTCGCCGCGAACCTCTCCGGCGGCATGAAGCAGAAGCTGTCGCTCTGTTGCGCGCTGATCCACGAGCCGGAGGTGCTGCTGCTCGACGAGCCGACGTTCGGCGTCGATCCGATCTCGCGGCGCGAGCTGTGGCTCGTCGTGCACGAGATGGTCGCCGGCGGCATGACGGCGATCGTGTCGACGTCGTACCTCGACGAGGCGGAGCGGTTCGACCGCGTCGCCCTGCTGCACCACGGCCGCATCGCCGCGCTCGACGCGCCTGCCGCGCTGCAGGCGCGCGCGCGCCACGGCGGCGACGCCGAGCCCTCACTGGAGCAGGTCTTCATCGACCTGGTGACCACCGACGATGTCCACTGA
- a CDS encoding ABC transporter ATP-binding protein: MSTDLHTQDPAIAVEDLTRRYGAFTAVDAVSFAVARGEVFGFLGPNGAGKTTTIKMLTGLVRPTSGRGTVAGLDVTRDGARIKHVIGYMSQLFSLYHDLTVDENIEFAGGLHGVTGARLAARRDWVLAMAGLEAERRRPTGELPLGWKQRLALGCAVLHEPRVLFLDEPTSGVDPLARRAFWDVIRELAAAGTTVLVSTHYMEEAEYCGRLALMNRGRLVALGTPAGLRDAMPEPVLRVAVSDAPRAVAALAGAEGVLEASLFGRVLRVVAADAVSATRAIRTRLEGAGIVCHGVERVPSSLEDVFVSRVRSAGGAVIS, from the coding sequence ATGTCCACTGACCTCCATACACAGGACCCGGCCATCGCGGTCGAGGATCTCACGCGGCGCTACGGCGCGTTCACCGCCGTCGACGCGGTGAGCTTCGCCGTCGCGCGCGGCGAGGTGTTCGGCTTCCTCGGGCCCAACGGCGCGGGCAAGACGACGACGATCAAGATGCTCACCGGCCTCGTGCGCCCGACGTCGGGGCGCGGCACGGTCGCGGGGCTCGACGTCACGCGCGACGGCGCGCGCATCAAGCACGTCATCGGCTACATGTCGCAGCTCTTCTCGCTCTATCACGATCTCACCGTCGACGAGAACATCGAGTTCGCCGGCGGGCTGCACGGCGTGACCGGAGCGCGCCTCGCCGCGCGCCGCGACTGGGTGCTGGCGATGGCCGGCCTCGAGGCCGAGCGGCGACGTCCGACCGGGGAGCTGCCGTTAGGCTGGAAGCAGCGCCTCGCCCTCGGCTGCGCGGTGCTGCACGAGCCGCGTGTGCTGTTCCTCGACGAGCCGACGTCCGGCGTCGATCCCCTCGCGCGGCGCGCGTTCTGGGACGTGATCCGCGAGCTCGCCGCGGCCGGCACGACGGTGCTCGTCAGCACGCACTACATGGAGGAGGCCGAGTACTGCGGCCGCCTCGCGCTCATGAACCGCGGCCGGCTCGTCGCGTTGGGCACGCCCGCGGGGCTGCGCGACGCGATGCCGGAGCCGGTGCTCCGCGTCGCCGTGAGCGATGCGCCGCGCGCCGTCGCCGCGCTCGCCGGCGCGGAGGGCGTGCTGGAGGCGAGCCTGTTCGGTCGCGTGCTGCGCGTGGTGGCCGCCGACGCCGTGTCCGCGACGCGCGCCATCCGCACGCGGCTCGAGGGCGCCGGAATCGTCTGCCATGGCGTCGAGCGTGTGCCGTCGTCGCTCGAGGACGTGTTCGTCTCGCGCGTGCGCAGCGCGGGGGGAGCGGTGATCTCATGA
- a CDS encoding ABC transporter permease, giving the protein MSPAATRLLAVARKEVIQLRRDPRSLGLAFLLPLLLLVLFAYAITTDVTDIRAAVVDHSRSPESRALVAAFARSGYFSVTETPATDRDANTLVERGAVRVALVIPERYAPDLAAHRGAPVELLLDGSDAKTATTARGYADAIVRSHSARLSVSGRPALRAESRVWYNETLDSKTMIVPGLIGVIMSIIAAMLTSLTVAREWERGTMEQLAATPVGRGEVILGKLLPYLVIGLVDVLVALAVGVYGFGVPFRGSVPLFLLASTIFLLGVLGLGIMLSCKLRTQLLATQAAIFATYMPALLLSGFMFTIDNMPAPLRLASRVVAARYFVELTRGIFLKASGVDVLWPSLVGLALYAAATIALSVRSFRKELA; this is encoded by the coding sequence ATGAGCCCCGCCGCCACGCGTCTCCTCGCCGTCGCGCGCAAGGAGGTCATCCAGCTCCGGCGCGACCCGCGCAGCCTCGGCCTCGCGTTCCTCCTGCCGCTGCTGCTGCTCGTGCTGTTCGCGTACGCCATCACGACCGACGTCACCGACATCCGCGCCGCGGTGGTGGACCACAGCCGCTCGCCGGAGAGCCGCGCGCTCGTCGCGGCGTTCGCGCGGTCGGGCTACTTCTCCGTCACCGAGACGCCGGCGACCGACCGCGACGCGAACACGCTCGTCGAGCGCGGCGCGGTGCGCGTGGCGCTCGTCATCCCCGAGCGGTACGCGCCCGATCTCGCGGCGCACCGCGGCGCGCCCGTGGAGCTGCTGCTCGACGGCAGCGACGCGAAGACCGCGACGACCGCGCGCGGCTACGCGGACGCCATCGTGCGCAGCCACTCGGCGCGGCTGTCGGTCTCCGGCAGGCCGGCGCTCCGCGCCGAGTCGCGCGTGTGGTACAACGAGACGCTCGACAGCAAGACGATGATCGTGCCGGGGCTCATCGGCGTCATCATGTCGATCATCGCGGCGATGCTGACGTCGCTCACCGTGGCGCGCGAGTGGGAGCGCGGCACGATGGAGCAGCTCGCGGCGACGCCGGTCGGCCGCGGCGAGGTGATCCTCGGCAAGCTGCTGCCGTACCTCGTCATCGGCCTCGTCGACGTGCTCGTGGCGCTCGCCGTCGGCGTGTACGGCTTCGGCGTGCCGTTCCGCGGCAGCGTGCCGCTGTTCCTCCTCGCGTCGACGATCTTCCTGCTCGGCGTGCTGGGGCTCGGGATCATGCTGTCGTGCAAGCTGCGCACGCAGCTGCTCGCGACGCAGGCGGCGATCTTCGCCACGTACATGCCGGCGCTGCTGCTCTCCGGCTTCATGTTCACGATCGACAACATGCCCGCGCCGCTCCGGCTCGCGTCGCGCGTGGTCGCCGCGCGCTACTTCGTCGAGCTGACGCGCGGGATCTTCCTCAAGGCCAGCGGCGTCGACGTGCTCTGGCCCTCCCTCGTCGGCCTCGCGCTGTACGCGGCGGCCACCATCGCCCTGAGCGTGCGATCGTTCAGGAAGGAGCTCGCATGA
- a CDS encoding ABC transporter permease: MTHASTRFSWVRLWHMVRKELKQMVRDPKARPILFVVPVVQMILLGYAATTDVRSIRFVVADHDRTTESRALVDAYRTSGYFDVVVRTERAVELSAALERGVATVGLTVPPGFARDLRGGRAPAVQVVVDGSDASLATVAQSYATQVALQFGARAVRGPAAAPVELRARARGTTPAWRAATSTCPR; the protein is encoded by the coding sequence ATGACGCACGCCTCGACACGCTTCTCCTGGGTGCGCCTGTGGCACATGGTGCGCAAGGAGCTGAAGCAGATGGTCCGCGACCCGAAGGCGCGGCCGATCCTGTTCGTCGTGCCGGTCGTGCAGATGATCCTGCTCGGCTACGCGGCGACGACCGACGTGCGGAGCATCCGCTTCGTCGTCGCGGACCACGATCGCACGACGGAATCGCGCGCCCTCGTCGACGCGTACCGCACGAGCGGCTACTTCGATGTGGTGGTGCGCACCGAGCGCGCGGTCGAGCTGTCCGCGGCGCTCGAGCGCGGCGTGGCGACGGTGGGGCTCACCGTTCCGCCGGGCTTCGCGCGCGACCTGCGCGGCGGCCGCGCGCCGGCGGTGCAGGTGGTCGTCGACGGCTCCGATGCGAGCCTCGCCACGGTCGCGCAGTCGTACGCCACGCAGGTCGCGCTGCAGTTCGGCGCGCGCGCCGTGCGGGGACCTGCGGCGGCACCGGTGGAGCTGCGCGCGCGCGCGCGTGGTACAACCCCGGCCTGGAGAGCCGCTACTTCAACGTGCCCGCGGTGA
- a CDS encoding ABC transporter permease: MLICLLLTSLAVVREREIGTLDQLLVSPITPTELIIGKTIPVLGVGVLHLLIAIGIALFHFGVPLRGSFAALFLATVLYVLAGLALGLLISTVSRTQQEAFMLLILFFLPAVVLSGFLSPIDTMPAAFRWLTVVNPLRWFLEIVRGVFLKGLGVRELWVHYATLATMASGMLWLAMRRFARAIA; the protein is encoded by the coding sequence ATGCTGATCTGCCTCCTACTCACGTCGCTCGCCGTCGTGCGCGAGCGCGAGATCGGCACGCTCGACCAGCTCCTCGTCAGCCCGATCACGCCGACGGAGCTGATCATCGGCAAGACGATCCCCGTGCTCGGCGTCGGCGTGCTCCACCTGCTCATCGCGATCGGCATCGCGCTGTTCCACTTCGGGGTGCCGCTGCGCGGCTCGTTCGCGGCGCTGTTCCTCGCCACGGTGCTGTACGTGCTCGCGGGACTCGCGCTCGGGCTGCTCATCTCGACGGTGTCGCGCACGCAGCAGGAAGCGTTCATGCTGCTGATCCTCTTCTTCCTGCCGGCGGTGGTGCTCTCCGGCTTCCTGTCGCCGATCGACACCATGCCGGCGGCGTTCCGCTGGCTCACGGTCGTGAACCCGCTGCGCTGGTTCCTCGAGATCGTGCGCGGCGTGTTCCTGAAGGGGCTCGGCGTGCGCGAGCTGTGGGTGCACTACGCGACGCTCGCGACGATGGCGAGCGGGATGCTGTGGCTCGCGATGCGGAGGTTCGCGCGGGCGATCGCGTGA
- a CDS encoding TolC family protein has protein sequence MSIHATSRHFRRVAPVAALIASLSPTRARAQEPSAGHLTLGGAARLAALRSAASAGAAARSAQADARTSQRRAELLPTLSTSAQLGARTTNSASLGIDFPTSAGNAPAFDPRGELIGPVHDMDLRARIAQRVVDVPAMLRWRAAAADADAARRTVAATADQAAERGAAAYVEVQRAEARIAAHLADSALAAELLDMARQQLAAGVAVSLDVTRAESQLADARARLITTRGQHERALLTLRRELALDASAPLGIADTLAAPPVVEPARSGDDAVREALAARADVRAAVASQDGAHLQARAALAEHLPTVQLFADHGATGRGTDRLLGTYAYGVQVSLPLFDGLRAESRAAEERAREREAETQLQDARRQVETEVRGALVDIATAREAVAAADVRLRLAEQEVAQARERFRAGVSGNADVISASMSLDGARDLVIDARAAYQRARVALAAARGDAATLP, from the coding sequence ATGTCCATCCACGCTACCTCCCGCCACTTCCGTCGCGTCGCACCCGTCGCGGCGTTGATCGCTTCGCTGTCTCCCACCCGCGCGCGCGCGCAGGAGCCGTCGGCGGGGCATCTCACGCTCGGCGGCGCGGCGCGTCTCGCGGCGCTGCGCAGCGCGGCGAGCGCCGGTGCCGCGGCGCGCTCGGCGCAGGCCGACGCGCGCACGTCGCAGCGCCGCGCCGAGCTGCTGCCGACGCTGTCGACGAGCGCGCAGCTCGGCGCGCGCACGACGAACTCCGCGTCGCTCGGCATCGACTTCCCGACATCGGCCGGTAACGCGCCCGCGTTCGATCCGCGCGGTGAGCTGATCGGACCGGTGCACGACATGGATCTCCGCGCACGCATCGCGCAGCGCGTCGTCGACGTGCCGGCCATGCTGCGTTGGCGCGCGGCCGCCGCCGATGCCGACGCCGCACGCCGCACCGTCGCCGCCACCGCCGACCAGGCCGCGGAGCGCGGCGCCGCGGCGTACGTCGAGGTGCAGCGCGCCGAGGCCCGCATCGCCGCGCACCTCGCGGACTCCGCGCTCGCCGCGGAGCTGCTCGACATGGCGCGGCAGCAGCTCGCCGCCGGCGTCGCCGTGTCGCTCGACGTCACGCGCGCCGAGTCGCAGCTCGCCGATGCGCGCGCGCGGCTCATCACGACGCGCGGCCAGCACGAGCGCGCGCTGCTCACGCTGCGGCGCGAGCTGGCGCTCGACGCCAGCGCCCCGTTAGGCATCGCCGACACCCTCGCGGCGCCGCCGGTCGTCGAGCCCGCGCGGAGCGGCGACGACGCCGTGCGCGAGGCGCTCGCCGCGCGTGCCGACGTGCGGGCCGCCGTCGCGTCGCAGGACGGGGCGCACCTCCAGGCGCGCGCCGCGCTCGCCGAGCACCTTCCCACCGTGCAGCTGTTCGCCGACCACGGCGCGACCGGCCGCGGCACCGATCGGCTGCTCGGCACCTACGCGTACGGCGTGCAGGTCTCGCTCCCGTTGTTCGACGGGCTGCGCGCCGAGTCGCGCGCGGCCGAGGAGCGCGCGCGCGAGCGCGAGGCCGAGACGCAGCTTCAGGACGCGCGGCGCCAGGTCGAGACCGAGGTGCGCGGCGCGCTCGTCGACATCGCCACCGCGCGCGAGGCCGTCGCCGCCGCCGACGTGCGGCTCCGACTCGCCGAGCAGGAGGTGGCGCAGGCGCGGGAACGGTTCCGCGCGGGCGTCAGCGGCAACGCCGACGTCATCTCGGCTTCGATGTCGCTCGACGGCGCGCGCGATCTCGTGATCGATGCTCGCGCCGCGTACCAGCGCGCGCGCGTCGCGCTCGCCGCTGCACGCGGCGACGCCGCGACGCTGCCCTGA
- a CDS encoding DUF3108 domain-containing protein: MSAHLIAGALVALLRAPALPALPADAAPVPFVVGEELTYRASFGGIRAGTARMRVEGVDTVRGKLAYHLVFTLDGGIPFFRVHDRYDSWVDVRTLSSLRYRKVVSEGRYKRSTTYEIYPELARYRQDDDSLRASVSEPLDDGSFIYAVRVAGVRVGETRRDERYFLPDRNPVVLTGLRQDTVTVDAGTFPAVVVRPSIRTNGIFSEQGDAQVWFSDDARRYPVLVKTRFSKFSVTLTLQSATDRSA, encoded by the coding sequence ATGTCCGCTCACCTGATCGCGGGCGCGCTCGTCGCGCTGCTCCGGGCCCCCGCGCTGCCGGCGCTGCCCGCGGACGCGGCGCCCGTGCCGTTCGTCGTCGGCGAGGAGCTGACGTACCGGGCGTCGTTCGGCGGCATCCGCGCCGGCACCGCGCGCATGCGCGTCGAGGGCGTCGACACCGTGCGCGGCAAGCTCGCGTACCACCTCGTGTTCACGCTCGACGGCGGCATCCCGTTCTTCCGCGTGCACGATCGCTACGACAGCTGGGTCGACGTGCGCACGCTCTCGTCGCTCCGCTACCGCAAGGTCGTGTCCGAGGGCCGCTACAAGCGCTCGACGACGTACGAGATCTACCCCGAGCTGGCGCGCTACCGGCAGGACGACGACTCGCTGCGCGCGAGCGTCTCCGAGCCGCTCGACGACGGCTCGTTCATCTACGCCGTGCGCGTCGCCGGCGTGCGCGTCGGCGAGACGCGGCGCGACGAGCGCTACTTCCTCCCCGATCGCAACCCGGTGGTGCTGACCGGGCTGCGCCAGGACACCGTCACCGTGGACGCCGGCACGTTCCCCGCCGTCGTCGTGCGCCCATCCATCCGCACGAACGGGATCTTCTCCGAGCAGGGTGATGCGCAGGTCTGGTTCAGCGACGACGCGCGCCGCTACCCGGTGCTCGTGAAGACCAGGTTCTCGAAGTTCTCCGTGACGCTGACGCTCCAGTCGGCGACCGACCGCTCCGCCTAA
- a CDS encoding FAD-dependent oxidoreductase → MSIPRVVIIGGGFAGSACAKALRERLPSDACEIVLFDRENHMVFHPLLPEVIGASLAADAVATPLRQMLPGVRCRTEEVVDVDLDGRAVIYTAHDGATGRMPFDHVVIACGRRVSLGIIPGMSDHAFPLKTVGDATALRSHVMQQLERADACDDEARRRWYLTFLVVGGGFSGVEAAGEINDLVRSSIRFFPGIRDEDVRVTLVHARDEILPEVSPPLRAFAAKRMREAGIELLLNAAVAAATPEGVWLAEGHALRGGTVVCTVGTSAASFVERIDAPKDRGVLLTDADMRLQGHDHAWALGDCARVVNALDGKPSPPTAQFALRQGRRLGENIAQALRGRPTAPFAFKPLGQLCSIGGHTAVAEVFGVRIGGTLAWLLWRCVYAAKLATWSKRVRVAIDWLLQAVFPRDLVHLKTTTTQRVSRACYQPGEFVFRRGDPATDFYVIERGEVEILDGDVVRATLGPGDFFGEMALLESRPRGASVRARTVLELDVVGRDVFTRMSSALGPLRDLVADAVRRRRIDVWNRLPAAHAALAAVPLSTFVEPRDAAPLRPHDTLADAIRRFADARAELCTVLDEQEHLVGVVRRPDLLRAVERLVAMPGTAPADVPVRDFMAAEPVTVARDASPLALATTLREHALTSVPVVTSREAPRVEGLVRAESLFAWLLDHAPAPAR, encoded by the coding sequence GTGTCCATTCCCCGTGTCGTCATCATCGGCGGCGGCTTCGCCGGCAGTGCGTGCGCGAAGGCGCTGCGCGAGCGGCTGCCGTCCGACGCCTGCGAGATCGTTCTGTTCGACCGCGAGAACCACATGGTGTTCCACCCACTGCTGCCGGAGGTGATCGGCGCGTCGCTCGCCGCCGACGCGGTGGCGACGCCGCTCCGGCAGATGCTCCCCGGCGTGCGCTGTCGCACCGAGGAAGTCGTCGACGTCGATCTCGACGGGCGCGCCGTGATCTACACCGCGCACGACGGCGCGACGGGGCGCATGCCGTTCGACCACGTCGTCATCGCCTGCGGTCGGCGCGTGAGCCTCGGCATCATCCCCGGCATGTCCGACCACGCGTTCCCGCTGAAGACCGTGGGCGACGCGACCGCGCTGCGCAGCCACGTCATGCAGCAGCTCGAGCGCGCCGACGCGTGCGACGACGAGGCGCGGCGCCGCTGGTACCTCACGTTCCTCGTCGTCGGCGGAGGGTTCAGCGGCGTGGAAGCCGCCGGCGAGATCAACGACCTGGTGCGGTCCAGCATCCGGTTCTTCCCCGGCATCCGCGACGAGGACGTGCGCGTCACGCTCGTGCACGCGCGCGACGAGATCCTCCCCGAGGTGAGCCCGCCGCTGCGTGCGTTCGCCGCGAAGCGCATGCGCGAGGCCGGCATCGAGCTCCTGCTGAACGCCGCCGTCGCCGCCGCGACGCCCGAGGGCGTGTGGCTCGCCGAGGGACACGCGCTGCGCGGCGGCACCGTCGTGTGCACCGTCGGCACGAGCGCGGCGTCGTTCGTCGAGCGCATCGACGCGCCGAAGGACCGCGGCGTGCTGCTCACCGATGCCGACATGCGGCTCCAGGGTCATGACCACGCGTGGGCGCTCGGCGACTGCGCGCGCGTCGTCAACGCGCTCGACGGCAAGCCCTCGCCGCCGACGGCGCAGTTCGCGCTGCGGCAGGGGCGGCGACTCGGCGAGAACATCGCGCAGGCGCTGCGCGGCCGCCCCACGGCGCCGTTCGCGTTCAAGCCGCTGGGCCAGCTCTGCTCCATCGGGGGCCACACCGCGGTCGCCGAGGTGTTCGGCGTGCGCATCGGCGGCACGCTCGCGTGGCTGCTGTGGCGCTGCGTGTACGCGGCGAAGCTCGCGACGTGGTCCAAGCGCGTGCGCGTGGCGATCGACTGGCTGCTCCAGGCCGTCTTCCCGCGCGACCTCGTGCATCTCAAGACGACGACCACGCAGCGCGTCTCGCGCGCTTGCTACCAGCCGGGCGAGTTCGTCTTCCGCCGCGGCGACCCGGCGACCGACTTCTACGTCATCGAGCGCGGCGAGGTGGAGATCCTCGACGGCGACGTGGTGCGCGCGACGCTCGGCCCGGGCGACTTCTTCGGCGAGATGGCGCTGCTCGAGTCGCGGCCGCGCGGCGCCTCCGTCCGCGCGCGCACCGTGTTGGAGCTCGACGTCGTCGGCCGCGACGTCTTCACGCGCATGTCGAGCGCGCTCGGACCGCTGCGCGACCTCGTCGCCGACGCGGTGCGGCGGCGGCGCATCGACGTGTGGAACCGACTGCCGGCGGCGCACGCCGCGCTCGCCGCCGTCCCGCTGTCGACGTTCGTCGAGCCGCGCGATGCCGCGCCGCTGCGCCCGCACGACACGCTCGCCGACGCGATCCGTCGCTTCGCCGACGCGCGCGCGGAGCTGTGCACCGTCCTCGACGAGCAGGAGCACCTCGTGGGCGTCGTGCGCCGTCCCGACCTGCTGCGCGCCGTCGAGCGGCTCGTCGCGATGCCGGGCACCGCGCCCGCCGATGTACCCGTGCGCGACTTCATGGCCGCCGAGCCGGTGACCGTCGCGCGCGACGCGTCGCCGCTCGCGCTCGCGACGACGCTGCGCGAGCACGCGCTCACGTCGGTGCCCGTCGTCACGAGCCGCGAGGCGCCGCGCGTCGAGGGACTCGTGCGCGCGGAGTCGCTGTTCGCGTGGCTGCTCGACCACGCGCCGGCGCCCGCCCGTTAG